One stretch of Flavobacterium sp. 9 DNA includes these proteins:
- a CDS encoding lanthionine synthetase LanC family protein, producing the protein MEDAILKVEKNIWESFEGENRIGLLTGLSGMAFFYSKMYSVYKLDDYLVKLTTIIEKVNNILENEPSITTLCSGLAGFGLVLLSLEDDIIDIDREYFESIDSVLLEDLKSNCEANHYDFLHGSMGIAMYFIERCKSDKNEQNIAELNHFSENLLYKINNNLQEILISEVALDSDDRFCIYFGIAHGIAGYLNFLLYLQSNFAELKSDITSSLQTCISYLKSYKKFDENSKQFYPNLLLIHSNTIVNSRLSWCQGDFGIANSLYNCGIYLNDTHLIKESEELIASCQKISFEESFVNDFGLCHGSAGIAIQYHLASKKHETLFSEDIQKWLNIVERQTSNYQQFLAYEKGSYHLETNLLEGSVGLGLILLTLENKIDHKWLELVNLH; encoded by the coding sequence ATGGAAGATGCAATATTAAAGGTTGAAAAAAATATTTGGGAATCATTTGAAGGTGAAAACAGGATTGGGCTATTAACAGGTTTATCCGGAATGGCTTTTTTTTACAGTAAAATGTATTCAGTTTACAAACTGGATGATTATTTGGTGAAATTAACAACAATTATCGAGAAAGTAAATAATATACTTGAAAACGAACCATCTATAACTACGTTATGTTCAGGATTAGCCGGATTTGGTCTCGTATTGTTAAGTTTAGAAGATGATATAATTGATATTGATAGAGAATATTTTGAAAGTATCGATTCCGTTTTATTAGAAGATTTGAAAAGTAACTGTGAAGCAAATCACTATGATTTCCTCCATGGTTCAATGGGAATTGCAATGTATTTCATTGAAAGATGTAAATCTGATAAAAATGAACAAAACATAGCAGAATTAAATCATTTTTCTGAAAATTTACTTTATAAAATAAATAATAACCTGCAGGAAATTTTAATTTCAGAAGTGGCGTTAGACAGTGATGATCGATTCTGCATTTATTTTGGTATAGCTCATGGAATAGCCGGTTATTTAAATTTTTTACTCTATCTGCAAAGCAATTTTGCAGAACTAAAATCAGACATCACTTCTTCTTTACAAACGTGTATTTCTTATTTAAAGTCGTATAAAAAGTTTGATGAAAATTCGAAGCAATTTTATCCAAACTTACTTTTAATACACTCAAATACAATTGTTAATTCAAGATTATCTTGGTGTCAGGGTGATTTTGGAATTGCTAACTCCTTATATAATTGTGGAATTTATTTAAATGATACTCATTTAATAAAAGAATCAGAAGAGTTAATAGCATCCTGCCAGAAAATATCTTTTGAAGAATCCTTTGTAAATGATTTTGGATTATGTCATGGATCTGCAGGAATAGCGATTCAATATCATTTAGCTTCCAAAAAACATGAAACTCTTTTTTCAGAAGATATTCAAAAATGGCTAAATATAGTTGAGAGACAAACTTCAAATTATCAGCAATTCTTAGCTTATGAAAAAGGCAGTTATCATTTAGAAACAAATCTTTTAGAAGGCTCAGTTGGTCTTGGTTTGATCCTGTTAACACTAGAAAACAAGATTGACCACAAGTGGCTTGAGCTGGTGAATTTGCATTAA
- a CDS encoding thiopeptide-type bacteriocin biosynthesis protein, which translates to MIFFDAIIKRATNFSVQSYSIHRNDIVDFFDANDLFQLSVLISSNSLYHDVKKNKRDKIEGSLSKYYTRAHFNPTPFGLFSSVGIAKWGTSTKLPKSKSIKLSITHDNLFLSLHQNNKLKTDWKGLKYSINPSLHFLNNDKIGFYNSEAKKNDKIEINFVELDYDEDLKWLLEKFRQSTDIGQLINDLLLEGFETDEVEVYLLQLIDIGLLIENFLFNPYGKKLETNFPVYFSDLIAKKSYHLQDNNDAKLFNNQYILEQDLFFKETENKRFSHSINSFDLQIGSVNSNIQPLIEKYIDFILSYNFNTKPVTGKINEFIAKVSESYNDGFIPLNSIFNPYSGIRYQDDNADFVLKLHQDIFRKIIASTEKELFLNLPTEANISEKKKQLPLTFNVLAEILKCKSTGEEIVFMRGLGGGSALDIISRFSEVNTELCKEIINYEKEVNKNKILADVNCVGNFRSINISPKEQLYDYCIPINTSYAESKNPIFTSDIYAYLESGKMRLVSKEHQKEIKPKKVSAINPKMSESDLYKFLCDFEVYNEEIYGINFDFNTYSCFRDFIPRIYLESNILLAPAQILLVDDDYSFEEFKNYFLEKIVKFEFSKTVNFYYLKGNSIIDTSKDEELKIIYDSLKTRDYFYVSENIYEQFHPAVENDSGNYAHELILSVKNSYYKSEEFTRNIVINNHANTHIPLVSDWIYFEVYCNSYADNDILKRIYSELCTANKLTEFFFVHYDSNGRQLRLRFKTDSVDNKRDIINFVDNLQVDNMIKKYQILPYAPETFRYGGPVLMRCAEFIFNLDSKDLIENVILKDLDSADYSIVAIHKIINYLDLIGFTNDEMIHYCENCIQNFSKEFQLTTDLRKKFNEEYAKIRFNVATYSYTSFVHNRDLKSKLSEELKQNTIPVASFIWLIIHMSMNRHFNEKQRFNEFKSYYLTKCYLNQLKFKNLAN; encoded by the coding sequence ATGATTTTTTTTGACGCAATTATCAAGAGAGCTACCAACTTTTCGGTTCAATCATATAGCATTCATAGAAATGATATAGTAGATTTTTTTGATGCAAACGATTTATTCCAGCTTTCAGTATTAATTTCTTCAAACAGCCTTTATCATGATGTAAAAAAGAATAAAAGAGACAAGATTGAAGGTTCATTATCAAAATATTATACGAGAGCGCACTTTAATCCAACGCCTTTTGGATTATTTAGCAGCGTAGGCATTGCAAAATGGGGCACTTCTACAAAATTGCCCAAATCAAAAAGCATTAAGTTATCTATTACTCACGATAATCTTTTTTTGTCTTTGCACCAGAATAATAAGTTAAAGACAGATTGGAAGGGACTTAAATATTCAATAAATCCTTCGCTACATTTTTTAAATAATGATAAAATTGGTTTTTATAATTCTGAGGCAAAAAAGAATGATAAAATTGAGATAAATTTTGTTGAACTTGATTATGATGAGGATTTAAAATGGTTACTGGAAAAATTTAGGCAAAGTACTGATATCGGTCAATTAATCAATGATTTATTATTAGAAGGATTTGAAACAGATGAAGTCGAAGTTTATTTACTGCAGTTAATTGATATTGGATTATTGATTGAAAATTTTCTATTTAATCCGTACGGAAAAAAATTAGAAACCAATTTTCCGGTTTATTTTTCTGATTTGATAGCCAAAAAAAGTTATCACTTACAGGATAATAATGATGCGAAGTTGTTTAATAATCAATATATTCTGGAACAGGATTTGTTTTTCAAAGAAACTGAAAACAAACGCTTTTCGCATTCTATTAATTCTTTTGATTTGCAAATTGGTTCTGTCAATTCGAATATTCAGCCATTAATAGAAAAATATATAGATTTTATTTTAAGTTATAATTTTAATACAAAACCTGTTACAGGAAAAATTAACGAATTTATAGCTAAAGTGTCCGAAAGCTATAACGATGGTTTTATTCCTTTAAATTCAATATTTAATCCTTATTCGGGAATTCGCTATCAAGATGATAATGCAGATTTTGTTCTAAAACTTCATCAGGATATTTTCCGTAAAATTATAGCATCAACAGAAAAAGAATTATTTCTAAATCTGCCAACAGAAGCAAATATTAGTGAAAAGAAAAAACAGCTTCCGCTTACTTTTAATGTTTTAGCAGAGATTTTAAAATGTAAAAGTACAGGTGAAGAAATTGTGTTTATGCGAGGTTTAGGCGGTGGTTCTGCGCTCGATATTATTTCGCGATTTAGTGAAGTCAATACCGAATTGTGTAAGGAAATAATTAATTATGAAAAGGAGGTTAACAAGAATAAAATCCTTGCGGATGTAAATTGTGTTGGTAACTTTAGAAGTATTAATATTTCACCAAAAGAGCAATTATACGACTACTGCATCCCAATCAATACCTCTTATGCAGAAAGTAAAAATCCAATATTTACATCAGATATATACGCTTATTTAGAAAGCGGAAAAATGCGTTTGGTATCAAAAGAACATCAAAAAGAGATTAAACCCAAAAAAGTATCAGCGATTAATCCTAAAATGTCCGAGTCTGATTTATACAAGTTTTTGTGTGATTTTGAAGTTTATAATGAAGAAATATATGGCATCAATTTCGATTTTAATACTTATTCGTGTTTTAGGGATTTTATTCCCAGAATATATTTGGAAAGCAATATATTGTTAGCACCAGCTCAAATTCTTTTGGTAGACGATGATTATAGTTTTGAAGAATTTAAAAATTATTTTCTTGAAAAAATAGTGAAGTTTGAATTTAGTAAAACAGTTAATTTTTATTATTTAAAAGGAAATTCAATCATTGACACATCCAAAGATGAAGAGCTGAAAATTATTTACGACAGTCTTAAAACGCGTGATTATTTTTATGTTTCTGAGAATATTTACGAACAATTTCATCCGGCAGTAGAGAATGATTCGGGTAATTATGCTCATGAACTGATCTTGAGTGTAAAAAATAGTTATTATAAATCGGAAGAGTTTACAAGAAATATTGTTATAAACAACCATGCAAATACTCATATTCCGCTGGTTTCTGATTGGATATATTTTGAGGTTTATTGTAATTCTTACGCAGACAATGATATTTTAAAAAGGATATACAGCGAACTCTGTACAGCAAATAAATTGACAGAATTTTTCTTTGTTCATTATGACAGCAATGGTCGTCAATTGCGATTACGTTTTAAAACTGATTCGGTTGATAATAAAAGAGATATTATAAATTTTGTGGATAATTTGCAGGTAGACAATATGATCAAAAAGTATCAGATTTTACCTTATGCACCAGAAACTTTCAGATATGGAGGTCCTGTATTAATGCGTTGTGCTGAGTTTATTTTTAATTTGGATAGTAAAGATTTGATAGAAAATGTCATTCTAAAAGATCTCGATTCTGCAGATTATTCTATTGTTGCCATACATAAAATTATAAATTATCTTGACTTAATTGGCTTCACAAATGATGAGATGATTCATTATTGCGAAAACTGTATTCAAAATTTCTCCAAAGAATTTCAACTGACTACAGATTTAAGAAAGAAATTTAATGAAGAATATGCTAAAATAAGGTTCAATGTTGCGACCTATAGTTATACCAGTTTTGTTCATAATAGGGATCTAAAAAGCAAATTATCAGAAGAGTTAAAGCAAAATACAATTCCGGTTGCTTCTTTTATATGGCTCATAATTCACATGAGTATGAACAGGCATTTTAATGAAAAACAAAGATTCAATGAATTCAAGTCTTATTATTTGACCAAATGTTATCTGAATCAATTGAAATTTAAAAACTTAGCTAATTAG
- a CDS encoding DUF6734 family protein produces the protein MKIIQSFWSGNQKKIDTEYGWCKSQYHWMGWILSVNQLVKYYDKVELYTDDFGYEILINKLQLPYTKVHVVLNDLNEYPAELWALAKIKVYSMQEEPFIHVDGDVFVWSEFSNNLKKAALVAQNKEKTTNYYHFMWTSIAPFLSYIPVEIEDFGKNASHLSANMGITGGTDISFYKQYAKKAFEFVEKNKQIWTDINLFNFNIFFEQVLFYKMAEINSLPIAYLFSEIWEDNLYTGFGDFHHVPHQKTYLHLLGDFKRNLSVCKAMEGYIMKFYPKDYSQLMKLYLLKEAVIGKEHTLNDKVVAELSEEFELEVQKNKFSESHFLLKRDLNNVGLNREYKKFLEEENDFKVVRLPGFNIVEKDEIKTLEIEEYNSDLRIFELDQVDEILMEVLLVPISYFDLIDEMNLYLEDENDQDSVQEMAAVIKGKIEIYITLKIIGIYSFN, from the coding sequence ATGAAAATTATACAAAGTTTTTGGTCTGGAAATCAAAAAAAAATAGATACTGAATACGGTTGGTGTAAGTCTCAATATCATTGGATGGGATGGATACTTAGTGTAAATCAATTAGTTAAGTATTATGATAAAGTAGAGCTTTATACAGATGATTTTGGATATGAGATTCTTATTAATAAGCTTCAATTGCCTTATACGAAAGTTCATGTTGTTTTAAATGACCTTAATGAATATCCGGCAGAACTTTGGGCTCTGGCAAAAATTAAGGTTTATTCGATGCAGGAAGAACCGTTTATTCATGTTGATGGCGATGTTTTTGTATGGAGCGAGTTTTCAAATAATTTAAAAAAGGCCGCTTTAGTTGCTCAAAATAAGGAAAAAACGACAAATTACTATCATTTTATGTGGACTAGTATAGCTCCGTTTTTGTCTTATATACCCGTTGAGATTGAGGATTTTGGCAAGAATGCTTCACATTTAAGTGCTAATATGGGAATTACCGGAGGCACTGACATTTCATTTTATAAGCAATATGCAAAAAAGGCTTTTGAGTTTGTTGAAAAAAACAAACAAATCTGGACCGATATAAACCTATTCAACTTTAATATTTTTTTTGAGCAGGTGCTTTTTTATAAAATGGCCGAGATAAATAGTTTACCGATAGCGTATTTATTCTCTGAAATTTGGGAGGACAATTTATACACAGGATTTGGAGATTTTCATCATGTTCCTCACCAAAAAACGTATTTGCATTTATTGGGAGACTTTAAAAGAAATCTATCCGTGTGTAAGGCAATGGAAGGATATATAATGAAATTTTATCCTAAAGATTATTCTCAATTAATGAAATTATATCTCTTGAAAGAAGCTGTAATAGGAAAGGAGCATACTTTAAATGATAAGGTTGTAGCCGAATTATCTGAAGAATTTGAGTTGGAGGTTCAAAAAAATAAATTTTCAGAATCTCATTTTCTTTTAAAAAGAGACCTTAATAATGTTGGTTTAAATAGGGAATATAAAAAATTTCTGGAAGAAGAAAATGATTTTAAAGTGGTTCGTTTGCCCGGTTTTAATATTGTTGAAAAAGATGAAATAAAAACACTGGAAATAGAGGAGTATAATTCAGATTTAAGAATTTTTGAGTTAGATCAGGTAGATGAAATACTTATGGAGGTATTGCTTGTTCCAATATCTTATTTCGATCTTATCGACGAAATGAACTTGTATTTAGAAGATGAGAACGATCAGGATTCCGTACAAGAAATGGCAGCTGTTATTAAGGGTAAAATTGAAATTTACATCACTTTAAAAATTATAGGTATTTACAGTTTTAATTAA